The nucleotide sequence CCAAATCCAAATTGAGTTAGCAGGTTTTAGACCACGGCGCACTCTATCTAAATTAATAGGATGCTTTTCCAGAATGGAAACACTCTTTTCCATCATCTCAAGCAATACAGAACTATGTTTTCCTGCAGGCAGATATTGTTGGATTCTTCTTCCAATTATATCGTGAGGAGGAACAAGCTTGTAGCCCTGAGGTGCATTATGCCAAACCAGCAGATGTCTGTAGCTTATTCCGGCATGGAACTTCATATCCTGCAGCTCCAGCTCTGCTTTTAAGTCTTCAATAAGTACTGCAGCTTCAGCTGTTGTTATTTCATCCGAGCTGTGGTCTAACATTACCCTGTCTTTATAGCTTTCTCCTTCAGAAAGTGTAACTAGATTACATCTGAAGGTAATATCTGTGTCTTCCAGCTTTACCCCCATACTGGCTGCTTCAAAGGGTGACCTGCCGCTGTAATATACCTCCGGGTCATAGCCCATCACTGCAAGATTCGCAGTGTCACTTCCCGGAGGCATCCCCTTGGGTATAGTGCTAACCATACCAACTTCACCCTTTAGTGCAAAATAATCAAAATTATCTTTCTTAGCATACTGCATAGGTGTCTTGTTCCCTAACTCAGGCACCTTCAAGTCTGCCATGCCATCTGCAAGAATAACTATATACTTCACGTAAGGCCCTCCCTTATATCTTCTCAACTCTTATGATGTTTTCCACCTTAACCACAGTAGATAGTTTTTTAACTTCCTCTATGGCATCACTTATATTTTTTTCTGTAGTCTGATGAGTTATAAACACAAGAGGAACCTGCTCACCAGTCTTACCCTTTTGTATTACGCTGGCAAGACTCACATTATTCTTACCAAATATAGCTGCAATATCACCAAGGGTACCAGGAGTGTCTAAAACTGTACATCTTATATAATACTCACAGACTGTATAATCCATACTTTGTACTCTCAGATTGGATAACTTATCTTTCTGTTCGGCAGGCACAATGTCATCAATACCATTTCTTAATACTGAAATAATATCCCCTACTACCGCACTTCCTGTAGGTAAATCTCCTGCCCCCCTGCCGTAAAGCATTAGGTCTCCCACTGCATTTCCCTTAATAAATATTGCATTAAAGGAGTCATTGACATTGGCAAGAGGATGATTTGCAGGTATCATTGCAGGATGCACCCTAAGCTCAAGAACACCATTTCTTTCTTTTCCTATGGCCAAGAGCTTGATAACATAGCCGAACTCTCTGGCATATTGTATATCTACCGAGGAGATTGAGGTAATTCCTTCTCTGTAAATTGAATCCACATGAACTCTGCTCCCAAAGGATAAGG is from Clostridium thermarum and encodes:
- a CDS encoding cofactor-independent phosphoglycerate mutase, which translates into the protein MKYIVILADGMADLKVPELGNKTPMQYAKKDNFDYFALKGEVGMVSTIPKGMPPGSDTANLAVMGYDPEVYYSGRSPFEAASMGVKLEDTDITFRCNLVTLSEGESYKDRVMLDHSSDEITTAEAAVLIEDLKAELELQDMKFHAGISYRHLLVWHNAPQGYKLVPPHDIIGRRIQQYLPAGKHSSVLLEMMEKSVSILEKHPINLDRVRRGLKPANSIWIWGEGKKPLLSKFKDKYGLEGTVISAVDLIKGLGICAGLKVVEVEGATGNVHTNYQGKARAAVDALKNGDDFVYIHIEAPDECGHRNELENKVKSIELIDEKIAGYVRSEMDKMGEEYKIMVLPDHPTPLVLRTHTSAPVPFVIYDSRKEKNNIFSFDEDGAILSGLKFEEGYKLMDYFIGE
- a CDS encoding homoserine dehydrogenase, producing the protein MEKVRIAILGLGNVGTGVWKILNTNKKEIKKRSGYHIEVAKILVRDKKKPRCVEVPEDILTTDYNEILMDDSIKIVVELMGGVEPAKEYMLSAIRHNKHVVTANKFVLATHGNELLDAAYAQGVMLYYEASVAGGIPIIHGISESLTANKIVEILGIINGTTNYILTKMSQEGMEFEEALKEAQEKGYAEADPTADIEAYDAMYKLAILGSLSFGSRVHVDSIYREGITSISSVDIQYAREFGYVIKLLAIGKERNGVLELRVHPAMIPANHPLANVNDSFNAIFIKGNAVGDLMLYGRGAGDLPTGSAVVGDIISVLRNGIDDIVPAEQKDKLSNLRVQSMDYTVCEYYIRCTVLDTPGTLGDIAAIFGKNNVSLASVIQKGKTGEQVPLVFITHQTTEKNISDAIEEVKKLSTVVKVENIIRVEKI